The Pseudomonas sp. FP2309 genomic sequence CGGAGACGCTCATCTGTGCCAGTTGTTCGGTGGTCGCGTCGGTCTCCTTGAACATCACGAAACTGCCCACATACACGCCGGCCATGGCGCCGAACGGGTGAAAGGTCTGCGAAATGTTCAAGCGCCGGGTCCCGGTTTCACGCGGGCCCATCAGCGTCGAGTAGGTGTTGCAGGCTGTCTCCAGGAACGACAGGCCGGCCGCGATCACAAACAGCGCCAGCAGGAACATGCCGTATTTGGCCGTGGACGCTGCCGGGAAAAACAGCAGGCAGCCGAACATATACAGGAGCAGCCCGATCAGAATCGTGCTCTTGTAACTGAAGCGACGCACCACCATGGCCGCCGGAATCGCCACAAAAAAGTAGCCCAGGTAAAACGCCGACTGCACAAAGGCCGTCTGGAAATCGCTGAGCAAAAACGCTTTCTTGAAGTGGGCGATCAGCACGTCATTCATGCTCGCCGCCGCAGCCCACAGCGCAAAAATGCTGCACAGCAGGATAAAAGCGAACCACGGCGTGCGGTTCAGGTAGAAACCATCGGGTGTCTGTTGCAGCGCAGGTTTGTTCATTATTGTTCTCCGGGCTGGATAAGGGTGTTAACGCTGTTGCTGAAAGCGCTTGAACGTTTCGCGGTCGGGGTAGGACGTTTGCGTCCCCAGGCCCATGACCGAGCAGGCGGAATATGCGACGGCCTGTTCCATGGCGTGGCGGATATCAGCGTCTTGGTTCCAGTGGTGAATGAAGCAACCGATAAAGGCATCACCGGCACCGGTGGTATCCCGGGCCTCAACCCGCACGCCCGGCACTTGGAACTCGCCCTCCTCCCCCACGTACAGCGCACCCTGCTCGCCGAGGGTGACGATCACGTGGCGAATGCCGCCGGCCACCAGGCTGCGGGCGGCGGCGTGCGCCGATTCCGGCGAGTCGACCACCTGGCCGCTGATCAACGCCAGTTCCGATTCGTTGGGGATCAGGAAGTCCAGGTGCGCCAAGTGTTCGGCGCTGAGCCCGGACAGGGCCGGCGCGGGGTTGAGCAACACAGGGATGCCGTGCCGATGCGCGAATTCGATGGCGTAGTAGACCGTCTCCAGATCGATCTCCAACTGCAGCACGATCAGCTTGCATTCGCGCAGGTCGGCGGCCGCCGCCTCGATATCCGCCGGTGACAGATATGCGTTGGCACCTTTGACGATCAGGATGCTGTTGTGGGAATCGGCCTGGACAAAAATCGGTGCAACACCACTGGAAACGCCCGGTACCCGCTGGACATAGCGCGTATCGATCCCGAAGCGCTCAAAGTTGGCCACGGTGTTGTCGGCAAACATGTCGTCGCCGACCTTGCTCAGCATCAACACATCAGTGCCAAGCTTGGCTGCGGCCACCGCCTGGTTGGCGCCTTTGCCACCGCAACCCAGGGCAAAACCTGGCGCCTCCAATGTTTCACCCTGGGCCGGCATACGGTCGATGTAGGTGATCAAATCCACCATATTGCTGCCGATGACTGCGATCTTGCTCATTGCTATTCCACCTTGTTACGGCACGGCCAGGCAGGTCGAGCCGCTCTTGTTTTGTTATTTAAATAACATTAGGTGTGAATATTCAATCTTTTTTTGCAGGAACGAATAAAAGTGTCGTACGCCGTGGCAGCAGTCGGTCCCCGCCAGCAGTCGCCGGGCCGCGATCTTGAGCCATTGCGCAAGCGCAGTTGAGGATCGCCAAATGACAGGCGAAAAAAAACCGGCCCACTGGGGCCGGCCGAAAAACGTGCCTGCGTTACAGGCTGAACCGATCCACAGACTGCGACAGCTTGCCTGCCAGGCCGGCCAACTCGTCGGTGGTCGAGGCGGTTTGACCGATAACGCGGCTGTTGTTTTGCGACATGCCGGCGATCATCTCCACCTGATGGGAAATTTCGTTGCTGGCCAGGCTCTGCTCGCCAATGGTGCGCGAGATATCGTTGACCAATTCGGTGGTATTGAGGGTGGCCTGCAGAATGTCGCGGATCGCCCGCTCCACCTCAGCGGTCACGGCGATGCCTTTGTCTACCTGGGAGACGCCCTCTTCCATGCTAGTCACCGCTTCGCGGGTGTTTTGCTGGATACGCCCGACCATCGCGGCAATTTCCTGGGTCGATGCGCTGGTGCGCCCAGCCAGGCTGCGCACCTCGTCGGCCACTACCGCAAACCCACGCCCTTGCTCGCCGGCACGGGCAGCTTCGATCGCCGCGTTCAAAGCCAGCAGGTTGGTCTGGTCGGCAATGCCTTTGATCACCTGGATAATGCTGTAGATCGCCTCGGATTCCTTATCCAGTGTGCGGATAACCTGGGCCGATTGCTGCGCGGAGCGGGCAATGCCATCCATATCCTGAACCACCTGGTGAATAACGCGACCACCGTCCTTGGCCAGGGCTTCGGCCTGGTTGGCCATGTCCAGGGCGCGCCCGGCGTGCCGGGTGATTTCTTCAATACTGGCGGTCATTTCACTGGCGGCCGCCGCCATGGTACCGGCAGCGTTGCTTTGTTGCTGGCTGCTGTCGGCGACTTCATGGCAACCCTGACTCAACCGTTCGCTCATGTTATTGACACCATGGGCATTGCTGCGCACCACCTCGATCATGCCGCGAAGGTCACGCTGCATGGTGGCGAGGCTGCTAATCAGCGCGCCGGCCTCGTCTTTGCGACGCGGTTCGATAATCGGCTCGCTCAAATTCCCCCGGGCAATACTCGCGGCAATGCGGCTGGCGGTTTGCAGCGGGCCCATGATGCTCAGGATGACCCAACGGCCCTGGGCCAACAGCAGCAACAAGCTGACAATCAATACCGCGCCCAGCGTGAAATTGGCAGTGCTGAGGGTCTGCCGTGTGCCTGTGCTGGTCAGTTCGGTGTTACTTTCAATCAGCTCGCTCAGTGCGGCCATCTGGTCTTCCAACTGACTGAAGGCAGTGTTGAAACCTTCCAGCTCGCCGCTAGCAGCCTCCGGACTCACCAGGGCTTGGGCGACAATGCGCTCAGCCGCGCCGATGTAGGTATCCAGGCTGGGCTTGATTTTTTCCAGGCTGGACATCAGTGCGTCGTTCAGCGGCAATTTTAAATTGTCGCCCAGCACCTGGCGAAAATGCTCGGCGTGCTCTTTCAGCGAACTGGTGACCTCGTCCCTGGTACCGGTGCTTTTGCCCAGGCCCACCAACATCGCCGACAACACATCGGCGCGCAGGGCGTCGTGCATCATGTCGGCTTCCATGTGGTTGCGCAGCACCGTCATGCTGACCTCGTTGTCCCGCACCGCATCGCCCATGCGTGTGTTCCCCAAGTAAGCGGCCAGGCTCATGATCACGGCCGTGAGCAACCCGGTGGCTATCAACAACATCAAGCGTAATTTGATCGTCATACTGACATCCCCATACCTGAAGCGCCGGTTGGAGCCCAACCGCCCACGAACCGCTAATCCTGTTATCGGCAGCAGTTGCCTGTAGTGAAGCCTAAGTTTGCGCAATTGCGCGAATCCCTTAAGCTGACCGACCTCTGCTCTGCCCGGAACTGCCCCATGTCTCGAAGAATCGCGCACCTCGCCCTGCTGCTGGGGCTGATCACTGCCGTCGGCCCATTCGCCATCGACAGCTACCTGCCCGCCTTGCCCACCCTGGGCGCCAGCCTGCAGGCCTCGCCGGCGGCGGTGCAGATGAGCCTGACGATATTCTTCATGATCATCGGCGTGTGCCAGTTGTTTTACGGGCCGATCAGCGACGTGTTCGGGCGCAAGCCGCCGATTTACGCGGGGTTGGTGATCTTTGCCCTGGGCAGCATCGGCTGCGCGCTGGCACCGACCATAGAAGTGCTGATCGGTTTTCGCGCCGTGCAAGCGTTTGGCGCATGCGCCGGGATGGTGGTGCCCCGGGCGATTGTGCGCGACCTGTACACCGGCCATGAGGCCGCGCGGTTGATGGCCTTGCTGATGCTGGTGATGAGTGTCTCGCCGATCCTCGCGCCGTTGGCCGGCAGCGTAGTGATTGCCCTCTGGAGTTGGCGCGAAGTGTTTGCCGTACTGGCGGTGGTGTCGCTGCTGTGCCTGTTGATGACCATCGTGCAGTTGCCCGAAACCCATCCGGCCGAGCGCCGTTTGGGCAAGACCCTGGGCAGTGCGTTCCGCAGCTACGGCGCATTGCTGCGCGACCCGGTGTTCATCGGGTTGTCAGTGGTGTGTGGTTTTGGCCTGGCGACGTTTTTTGTGTTTATCGGCAGCGCCCCCTTCGTGTACATCGAGTACTTCGGCCTGACACCCACCCAATTCAGCCTGTGTTTCGCGCTTAACGCCGCGTCGTTCTTCGCCATGAGCCAGCTGACGGCACGCCTGAGTGCGCGCTTTGGCCTGGCGCCGTTGATTCGCTGGTCGGTGACAGCGGTGGCGGCGGTCATGGTCCTGCTCGCAGTGACGACGCTGTGGATCGACAACCTGGTGCTGATGATGAGCTTGCTGTTTATCGGCTTCGGCTTTCTTGGCCTGTTGTTGCCGGCTGCCGGGGTGTTATCCCTTGAGGACCATGGCGCAGTGGCCGGATCCGCCTCTGCGCTGCTGGGGGCGATCCAGATGATTACCGCCGCCGTGTCCATGACCCTGGTCGGTGTGTTCGCCGACCACACGCCTGCGCCGATGCTGGTGGGCATTGCGCTGTGCGCCGTGGCGGCGATGCTCACGGTGGTGTGGACCCTGCGCCGCCTGCCGGCGCATCTGGCGAGCGCCGCGCCCTCCTCTTGAAGGTTCGGGACCATTCGTCGGGCCTGGTGGTTATCCATTACAACTATCGCCGGAGGCTGAATTACTAACTCCATAGCACCTTTGGAATGCTATGGAGACTGAAATGACTGATTACCCACGCCCACCCTTCGCCCCTCAAGCCCAAGCTGTGCCCGGTAGCCAGAAAAAGATGGATCCGTACCCTGATTGTGGCGAACAGAGCTACAAGGGTTCTGGCCGGCTGGCCAATAAGATCGCCTTGATCACCGGCGCCGACAGCGGCATCGGCCGCGCCGTCGCCATCGCATTTGCGCGCGAGGGTGCCGATGTGGCCATCGCGTACCTGGATGAGCACGAAGATGCCAGGGAAACCGCACGCTGGGTTGAAGAAGCCGGCCGTCAATGCTTGCTGCTTCCCGGTGATATCGCGCAGAAGGCCACCTGCCAGGCATTGGTGGACAAGACCGTCGAACAATTCGGTCGTATTGATGTGCTGGTCAACAACGCCGCCTTCCAGATGACCCACGAAACCCTCGAAGAAATCGAGGATGAGGAATGGGTCAGGACCTTCGATATCAACATCACTGCGATGTTTCGTATCTGCAAGGCCGCGCTGCCGCATATGAAGCCCGGCAGTTCGATCATTAATACCAGCTCGGTCAATTCGGACATGCCCAAGCCGACGTTGTTGCCCTACGCCACCACCAAAGGCGCCATTGCCAACTTTACCGGCGGCCTGGCGCAGATGCTTGGCAGCAAAGGCATTCGCGTAAACAGCGTGGCACCGGGGCCGATCTGGACGCCATTGATCGTCGCGACCATGACCGATGAAGAGGTGCAGGGCTTTGGTGGCCAAACCCCGTTGGGCCGCCCTGGACAGCCGGTGGAAGTGGCGCCGATCTATGTACTGCTGGCCTCTGACGAAGCCAGCTACATCTCTGGCTCGCGCTATGCGGTGACGGGTGGAAAACCGATTCTGTAAGCGCTACAAATCAAACCGGTCCACCGCCCTGCGCCGTTCATTGTCGTCACGCACGTCATAGCTGGCGGTGGTCTGGATATTGGTGTGATGCGCGAGCTTTTGCGCAATCGACAGATCATGCTCCTCGATCACCCGCGTGATAAAAGAGCGCCGGAAGTCATGGGGCATGATCTTCACACCGACCTGTTGACCACGTTGGCGAGCAATGTAGTAAATCGCATGTTTGGTGAGGCGTTCGCGGGTGATATGGCTGCCCCTGCGGATACGGTTGAACAGGAAACTGTCGTCTTGTTCCCCTTCCTTGAGCTGCTCGCGCCGAAACGCCAGCCACGCCTGCAGTTTGGCGAACGCCCAGTCCGGCGCGTATTTGAGCAGTTCCTTGTTACCCTTGCCGATCACCCGCAGGCTGCGCTCCTGGAAGTTGATTTGCGCAAGGTCGAGGTTCACCGATTCGGATTTGCGCATCCCCGAGCCATACAAAATGCTGATCACCGCAGCATCACGCAGGCCCTGGGGGCGCGGGTCGGCGGCGCAGGCTTCCATCATTTCGCGAATCAGCGTGCGCCGCAGGTTACGGCCCTGGCCCAGACGCGCGCCGGACGCGGCTTTGACCGTGCGCATCTTGAGCAGGTGTTCCTGGCTGATCAGGCTCATGCGCCAGGCTTCGTTCATGACCCCGCGCACCGCATTCACATACAGCGATGAAGTGTTGGGCGCATAGCCGTCCTCGCGCAAGGCCGCTACCAGCGCGATGACATGTTCGGGTTGCAGCAGGTGCCAGTCGATGTCTTCAAGGTTGATGTCCTCGAAGCCCAGGCGGTCGGCGGCATCCTGCAGCACGTAGCGCATGGTCAGTTGGCTGGAGGGGGCCAGACGGGTTAGGTAAAGGGTCAGCGGGTTGCGGATGGACTCAGTCAAAACAGATCAGCCTTTGGATTAAATACCTCGAGCAACCTATTGTTTATTCGAGGTATTTAGTGAATTGGCAAGGGTCGAGTCTAGCTCAGCAACGGCCCTCTTACCAACTCACGGCGCCGTATCAACATCTTCAGTAGGCTCCTGCGGTTGGGTCTGGGCCTGGCTCCACTCCGCGTCCTGCTTCTGCATCAATGCGAACCAGTGTTGACGCATAAACGTCAGGTAGGCCTCAGGGGCTTTGGCGAAGTCCTTCTCGTCGCCGTAACAGCCCGGCAGCGGCAACTCGGTGCCCTGCTCCTTGTATTGGCTGACCAGCGCCTGCTGCCCGGCAATGCTGCAATCCTTGGGCAACGGCATGCCACGCAGCGCGCCGGCCTCTTCGTCCCACCACGCCGCACCGTAGCGGTCGACGCCCCGCAGGCGGTACTTCTGCGCCTTGCCCGCATGCATGATCAGCTTGAATTCATTCGGGCTGACATCACTGGCACAGGTGCGCGAATAGCCCACGGTGGCCTGGGTAATACCATCGCCAGTCAGGTCGGTGACTTTGGTTGCGCCTCGGTCGAAGCGCAACGCCGCGTCGAATTCGCAATGCTGCACGTCGTCGTAGAGCATCCATATGCGCTTGGGACGATTGCCGTCGATCAGGTACTGGGCCGCGTACACGAACGCCGACTGGGTGCCGTCATCATCGCGCTCACTGACTTGCTCGGCGAGCACCAGCAGGTTCTTGCCCTGACGGTCGTCCCAGGTGTAGGCCGCAATCTGTTTGCCGCGCACTTCCACGCCATCCGGCACCTGGTCGACGCTGGTCAGCGCCACGCCGTCATCGGCCTGTACCGTGGTGACGCAGGCGAGGCCCATCAACAACCCCATCAACACTGGCCGCAACTGGCCGCGTAAAAGCTGCACGCTATTCATCCCATTACCCTGGCAAGAGAGCGCTTACTTTACCGGCACTTGGGCGGTATTGCAGAGAAGTTTGTTGAATAAATTCGCGGGCCTGCCGCGCCTGCGCAGGTTGAACCAAACGCCCTACAGACCGTTCTGATTGCGCTCTGCGCCGGCCTTGGTTGATTTGCTGAACCCTAGCTGTCTGCCTGTCAAATAAACGAGTTTTTCATCCGCGTTTCATATCTGTACGACATTTTTACGCTTAATCTTAAACCCGGCAGTTCACGGTAAACCGCGCTTTAGCGAATAACCTATTGATTACGCTTCACCTTTAGCGCCGCCTTTGTCGTTGCGCGCTACCTGTTCGTCCAACGATTGCTGCTGTTTCAACGCGCCAAGTTGCTCTAACCCCGAGGTCATGAATCTTTGAAACCCTACCCTATTCATTGCGTGTCGATCGTTATCCCGGTCTACAACGAACAAGAAAGCCTGCCTGAATTGCTGCGTCGTACGATGGCAGCTTGCAAGTCACTGGCCTACGAATACGAAATCATCCTGGTGGATGACGGTAGCCGCGACAACAGCGCGCAAATGCTGGAAGACGCCGCCTCACAAGATGGCAGCAACGTGGTGGCGGTGATCCTCAACCGTAACTACGGCCAGCACGCAGCGATCATGGCCGGCTTCGAACAGTGCCGCGGCGACGTAGTGATTACCCTCGACGCCGACCTGCAAAACCCGCCGGAAGAAATCCCGCGCCTGGTCGAGCAAGCCGCCCTGGGCTACGACGTGGTGGCCACGGTACGCAACAACCGCCAGGACTCGGCGTTTCGCCGCTGGCCATCGCGCCTGATCAACCTGGCGGTGCAGCGCTCCACCGGGGTCGCCATGAGCGACTATGGCTGCATGCTGCGCGCCTACCGCCGCACCATCGTCGACGCCATGCTCGCCTGCCGCGAGCGCAGCACCTTTATTCCAATCCTGGCCAACGGTTTTGCGCGCCACACCACGGAAATCCTGGTGCACCACGCCGAACGCGAACACGGCGAATCGAAATACAGCGCCATGCGCCTGATCAGCCTGATGTTTGACCTGCTCACGTGCATGACCACCACGCCGCTGCGCCTGCTGTCGATCGTGGGCTTCAGCCTGGCCGCCCTCGGCATGCTGTTCGCCTTCGCGCTGATCATCCTACGCCTGGCGTTCGGCGCCGACTGGGCCGGCGACGGCTTGTTCGTGCTGTTCGCGGTGCTGTTCGTGTTCACCGGCGGCCAGTTCATCGGCATGGGCCTCTTGGGTGAATACCTGGGACGCATGTACAGCGATGTGCGCGCGCGCCCGCGCTTCTTTATCGAAAAAGTGCTGCGCAACACTCCGGCGGCACCGGCTCCCGTGGTCGTCGTTGACGGCCTTGCGTCCTCCCATACTTCCACTTCTGCCGATCAGGTTCAGTCATGAGTTCAAAAGCTGTTGTATTCGCGTACCACGATATTGGTTGTGCAGGCATCGAAGCGCTGCTCAATACCGGCTACGAAATTGCTGCCGTGTTCACCCATGCCGACGATCCGAAGGAAAACAACTTCTACGGCTCCGTCGCGCAACTGTGCGCCCGCAACGGGATCCCGGTGCATGCGCCCGAAGACGCCAACCACCCGCTGTGGATCGAGCGCATTGCCAAGCTGAACCCGGACTACCTCTTCTCGTTCTACTACCGCAACCTGCTCAGCGAGCCGCTGTTGGCCACCGCCAGCAAGGGCGCGTTCAACCTGCACGGCTCGTTGCTGCCTAAATACCGTGGTCGCGCGCCGGCCAACTGGGTGCTGGTCAATGGCGAGACCGAAACCGGCGTGACCCTGCACCGCATGGTCAAGCGCGCCGACGCCGGCGCAATCCTCGCCCAGCAAACAGTCACCATCGAGCGCAGCGACACCGGCCTGACCCTGCACGCCAAGCTGCGTGACGCGGCCAGCAACCTGCTGCGCGATGCATTGCCGCAACTGGCCCAAGGCAAGCTTTCCGAAACCGCCCAGGACGAAAGCCAGGCCACCTACTTTGGCCGCCGCACCGCCGCCGATGGCAAGCTGGACTGGAAACAACCGGCCGAAACCCTGTTCAACCTGGTCCGCGCCGTGACGCAACCCTACCCGGGTGCCTTCTGCGCCGTGGGTGAGCACAAGCTGATCGTGTGGCAGGCCGACGTGGTCAAGGGCAACGACGGCCTGGCGCCTGGCCGTGTGATCAGCGTCAACCCGTTGCGCATTGCCTGCGGCGAGGACTCCCTGGTGGTCCAGTTCGGCCAACGCAACGACAACGGCCTGTACCTGGCCGGCCCTTCGCTGGCCAATGAACTGGGCCTGGTGGACGGTTCGGTACTGCGCGGCGCCGAGTCCGGGCGCAAGCCACGTCGCACCCGCGTGCTGATTCTGGGGGTGAACGGCTTTATCGGTAACCACCTGTCAGAGCGTCTGCTGCGTGATGACCGTTACGAAGTGTATGGCCTGGATATCGGCTCCGACGCCATCGAGCGCCTGCGCAGCCACCCCAACTTCCATTACGTCGAAGGCGACATCAGCATCCACACCGAGTGGATCGAGTACCACATCAAGAAGTGCGACGTGGTTCTGCCGCTGGTGGCCATTGCCACGCCGATCGAATACACCCGCAACCCACTGCGTGTGTTCGAGCTGGACTTCGAAGAGAACCTCAAGCTGGTGCGCTACTGCGTCAAATACAACAAGCGCGTGATCTTCCCGTCGACGTCCGAAGTGTATGGCATGTGCCAGGACCAGTACTTCGACGAAGACACCTCCAACCTGGTGGTCGGCCCAGTCAACAAGCAGCGCTGGATCTACTCGGTCTCCAAGCAACTGCTGGACCGCGTGATCTGGGCCTACGGCGCCAAGGGCTTGAACTTCACCCTGTTCCGTCCATTCAACTGGATGGGCCCGCGCCTCGACCGCCTGGACTCGGCGCGCATCGGCAGCTCCCGTGCGATCACTCAACTGATCCTCAACCTGGTGGAAGGCACGCCGATCCGCCTGTTCGACGGCGGCGAGCAAAAACGCTGCTTCACCGACATCGCTGACGGCATCGAAGCCCTGGCACGCATCATCGATAACGACAACGATGCCTGCAACGGCCAGATCATCAACATCGGCAACCCGGAAAACGAAGCGAGCATCCGCCAACTGGGCGAAGAACTGCTGCGTCAGTTCGAAGCCCACCCGCTACGCGGCAACTTCCCGCCGTTCGCCGGTTTCCGCGACGTGGAAAGCAAGGCCTTCTACGGCACCGGGTACCAGGACGTGGCCCACCGCAAGCCAAGCATCGAAAACGCCAAGCGCCTGCTCAACTGGGAGCCGACCGTGGAAATGAGCGAGACCATCGGCAACACGCTGGACTTCTTCCTGCGCGAGGCCATGCTCGAAATCGCGGACAAGCACTGATGAAGGCAGGCTTGCGCATCGACGTCGACACCTACCGCGGCACCCGTGAAGGTGTGCCGCGGCTGCTTGAGACCCTGGATGAAGCTGGGGTCAAAGCGACGTTTTTCTTCAGCGTCGGCCCGGACAACATGGGGCGCCACTTGTGGCGCCTGATCCGCCCGCAGTTCCTGTGGAAGATGCTGCGTTCCAACGCGGCCGGCCTGTATGGCTGGGACATCCTGCTGGCCGGCACCGCCTGGCCAGGTAAACCGATCGGCCGCGACCTGGGGCATCTGATGCGCCAGGCCAAGGCTGCCGGGCACGAAGTCGGCCTGCACGCGTGGGACCACCACGGTTGGCAGGCCAACACCGGACGTTGGAGCGACGCACAACTGATCGAGCAGATCCGACGTGGCGTGGACACCCTCAGCGACATCCTGGGTGACCACGTCGACTGCTCGGCGGCCGCCGGTTGGCGCGCCGATGAGCGCGTGGTGCAAGCCAAGCAAGGTTTCAACTTTCGCTACAACAGCGATTGCCGGGGTACCAGCCTGTTTCGGCCGACATTGGCCGATGGCAGCGCCGGTACGCCACAAATTCCGGTGGACCTGCCGACCTTCGACGAAGTCGTTGGGCCGGTGGTGGCTGCCAAAGACTTCAACGGCTTCATTCTTGACCGATTCAGCGAATCGAAGCTCAACGTCTACACCATCCACGCAGAAGTCGAAGGGATTCTGATGGCCAATGACTTTCGCCAGTTGCTCGCCCAGGCAGGGCAGCGCGGCATCCACTTCCACCCCCTGGTCGACTTGCTGCCCACCGATCTCTCCACCCTGCCCCAGCAACAGCTGGTACGCGGCGCCCTCAGCGGCCGCGAAGGCTGGCTCGGCGTACAGCAAGCATGAGCCGGCGTTGGGCGTTGCCCCTGCTTCTGTTGGCGTTTGGCCTGTTCTACCTGGTGCCACTGGCCACCCACGGCCTGTGGATCCCGGACGAAACCCGCTACGCGCAAATCAGCCAGGAAATGCTGCTGACCGGCAAATGGGCGTCGCCGCACTTTATGGGCATTCGCTACTTTGAGAAGCCGGCCGCCGGTTACTGGATGATCGCGCTGGGCCAGGCGATCTTCGGCCAAAACCTGTTTGGCGTGCGCTTCGCCTCCGCCCTGAGTACCGGCTTGAGCATCTTGCTGGTGTATCTGGTATCGCGCCGGTTGTGGAATGACCCGCAAAAAAGCCTGATCAGCACCGTGCTGTACATGAGCTTTGTCAGTGTCGCGGCGCTGGGCGGGTACGCCAACCTTGACCCGCAGTTCACCTTTTGGGTCAACCTGACCGGCGTGGCCTTGTGGTTTTGCTTTGACTGCGCCACGCGCAACGGCCGTCTGGGCGCCTGGGCGTTGCTGGGGTTTGCCTGCGGCATGGGCTTTATGACCAAGGGCTTTCTCGCGTGGCTGCTGCCCGTGCTGATCGCCCTGCCCTATGCGATCTGGCAGAAGCGCTTTGTCGAGTTACTGGCGTATGGCGTGGTTGCCGTGGTGGTGGCGGTTGTCGTCAGCTTGCCCTGGGCGCTGGCCGTACACCTGCAGGAGCCGGACTATTGGAACTTCTTCTTCTGGCACGAGCATATCCAGCGCTTTGCCGGTGACGATGCCCAGCATGCAGAGCCCTTCTGGTATTACTTGCCGTTGCTGGTGGCGTTCTCGCTGCCGTGGATGGCGCTGCTGCCGTCTACCCTCAAACAGGCCTGGCTGGACAAGCGCAGTGCCAAGGTCGGCTTCGTCTTGCTGTGGCTGCTGATGCCCCTGGCCTTTTTCAGCCTGGCCAAAGGCAAACTGCCGTCCTACATCATGCCGTGCCTGTTGCCCCTGGCGTTGCTGATGGGCTCCACCCTCGCCGACAAGCTGGCCGCCGGCCGTGGTCGTGTCCTGCGTATCAACGGTGGGTTGAACCTGGCGATCGGTGTGCTGGCCCTGCTGGCGTTGACCTGGTTTCAACTCAAAAAGCCGGTCTACGTGCAGGGCCAGGAAACCCTGAGCCTGGTGCTGGTGTTCGCGTTCCTGTTCGGCTGGATCATCGCCAACCTGCTGCAAGCCGCACGGCCGTTGCACCTGTGGGCCGCGCCGGCGCTCGGCAGCTGGCTGATGGTCGCCCTGCTGCCAGCCGCGCTGCCGCACTCGGTGGTCTACAACAAGACCCCGGATCAATTCATCATCGACCATCTGCAGGAACTGCAACCGACCAGCGCATTGCTCAGCAATGACCTTGGCGCAGCGTCGGCCCTGTCCTGGCGCCTGCAACGCCCGGACGTGACCCTTTACAACACGATCGGCGAAGTCAAATACGGCCTCGCCTACCCGGATGCCGGTCACCACAAGGTGGACACCACCCAGGTACAGCAGTGGATGAGCGAGGCGCGCAAGAGAGGCCCGGTTGGCGTGGTGATGCGGGTCAAAGGTGACGACGAAATCGCCGAAGTGGCGTTGCTGCCTACTGACGGGCAGCGCTACGCGCAAGGCAACATCATGATTCTGATCTTCCCGCAGGTCTCACCATGATCACCCTGCTGCTGTTACTGAGCGCGTGCCTGTTGACCTGCATGGGCCAGGTCTCCCAGAAGTTCGCCGTGGAAAGCTGGCGTGACCTGCCCGACGGCTGGGCGCTGAAACTGCGCTCGCCGTGGCTGTGGGCCGCCTTGATCTGCCTGGGCCTGGGCTTGCTGGTATGGCTGCTGGTGTTACAGCGCCT encodes the following:
- a CDS encoding SDR family oxidoreductase, which gives rise to MTDYPRPPFAPQAQAVPGSQKKMDPYPDCGEQSYKGSGRLANKIALITGADSGIGRAVAIAFAREGADVAIAYLDEHEDARETARWVEEAGRQCLLLPGDIAQKATCQALVDKTVEQFGRIDVLVNNAAFQMTHETLEEIEDEEWVRTFDINITAMFRICKAALPHMKPGSSIINTSSVNSDMPKPTLLPYATTKGAIANFTGGLAQMLGSKGIRVNSVAPGPIWTPLIVATMTDEEVQGFGGQTPLGRPGQPVEVAPIYVLLASDEASYISGSRYAVTGGKPIL
- a CDS encoding M949_RS01915 family surface polysaccharide biosynthesis protein, translated to MNSVQLLRGQLRPVLMGLLMGLACVTTVQADDGVALTSVDQVPDGVEVRGKQIAAYTWDDRQGKNLLVLAEQVSERDDDGTQSAFVYAAQYLIDGNRPKRIWMLYDDVQHCEFDAALRFDRGATKVTDLTGDGITQATVGYSRTCASDVSPNEFKLIMHAGKAQKYRLRGVDRYGAAWWDEEAGALRGMPLPKDCSIAGQQALVSQYKEQGTELPLPGCYGDEKDFAKAPEAYLTFMRQHWFALMQKQDAEWSQAQTQPQEPTEDVDTAP
- a CDS encoding multidrug effflux MFS transporter — encoded protein: MSRRIAHLALLLGLITAVGPFAIDSYLPALPTLGASLQASPAAVQMSLTIFFMIIGVCQLFYGPISDVFGRKPPIYAGLVIFALGSIGCALAPTIEVLIGFRAVQAFGACAGMVVPRAIVRDLYTGHEAARLMALLMLVMSVSPILAPLAGSVVIALWSWREVFAVLAVVSLLCLLMTIVQLPETHPAERRLGKTLGSAFRSYGALLRDPVFIGLSVVCGFGLATFFVFIGSAPFVYIEYFGLTPTQFSLCFALNAASFFAMSQLTARLSARFGLAPLIRWSVTAVAAVMVLLAVTTLWIDNLVLMMSLLFIGFGFLGLLLPAAGVLSLEDHGAVAGSASALLGAIQMITAAVSMTLVGVFADHTPAPMLVGIALCAVAAMLTVVWTLRRLPAHLASAAPSS
- the rbsK gene encoding ribokinase; translated protein: MSKIAVIGSNMVDLITYIDRMPAQGETLEAPGFALGCGGKGANQAVAAAKLGTDVLMLSKVGDDMFADNTVANFERFGIDTRYVQRVPGVSSGVAPIFVQADSHNSILIVKGANAYLSPADIEAAAADLRECKLIVLQLEIDLETVYYAIEFAHRHGIPVLLNPAPALSGLSAEHLAHLDFLIPNESELALISGQVVDSPESAHAAARSLVAGGIRHVIVTLGEQGALYVGEEGEFQVPGVRVEARDTTGAGDAFIGCFIHHWNQDADIRHAMEQAVAYSACSVMGLGTQTSYPDRETFKRFQQQR
- a CDS encoding methyl-accepting chemotaxis protein, which gives rise to MQRDLRGMIEVVRSNAHGVNNMSERLSQGCHEVADSSQQQSNAAGTMAAAASEMTASIEEITRHAGRALDMANQAEALAKDGGRVIHQVVQDMDGIARSAQQSAQVIRTLDKESEAIYSIIQVIKGIADQTNLLALNAAIEAARAGEQGRGFAVVADEVRSLAGRTSASTQEIAAMVGRIQQNTREAVTSMEEGVSQVDKGIAVTAEVERAIRDILQATLNTTELVNDISRTIGEQSLASNEISHQVEMIAGMSQNNSRVIGQTASTTDELAGLAGKLSQSVDRFSL
- the xerC gene encoding tyrosine recombinase XerC, which encodes MTESIRNPLTLYLTRLAPSSQLTMRYVLQDAADRLGFEDINLEDIDWHLLQPEHVIALVAALREDGYAPNTSSLYVNAVRGVMNEAWRMSLISQEHLLKMRTVKAASGARLGQGRNLRRTLIREMMEACAADPRPQGLRDAAVISILYGSGMRKSESVNLDLAQINFQERSLRVIGKGNKELLKYAPDWAFAKLQAWLAFRREQLKEGEQDDSFLFNRIRRGSHITRERLTKHAIYYIARQRGQQVGVKIMPHDFRRSFITRVIEEHDLSIAQKLAHHTNIQTTASYDVRDDNERRRAVDRFDL